A part of Lacinutrix sp. 5H-3-7-4 genomic DNA contains:
- a CDS encoding VOC family protein, with product MKLGAFSASLAVKDIVASKAFYETLGFKVFAGNLENNYLIMKNENTLIGLFQGMFENNILTFNPGWDENAKTLKDFDDVRTIQKHLKSKGIAITKEADENTSGPASFVVMDPDGNAILVDQHI from the coding sequence ATGAAATTAGGCGCATTTTCTGCAAGTCTAGCCGTTAAAGACATAGTAGCATCCAAAGCATTTTACGAAACTTTAGGTTTTAAAGTATTTGCCGGTAACTTAGAAAACAATTACCTAATCATGAAAAATGAAAACACCTTAATAGGTTTGTTTCAAGGTATGTTTGAAAATAATATTCTAACCTTTAATCCTGGTTGGGACGAGAATGCAAAAACGTTAAAGGATTTTGATGATGTTAGAACCATACAAAAACATTTAAAATCTAAAGGTATTGCAATAACTAAAGAAGCAGACGAAAACACGTCTGGACCTGCAAGTTTTGTTGTTATGGATCCAGATGGTAATGCCATTTTAGTAGACCAACATATTTAA
- a CDS encoding DUF1697 domain-containing protein: MINKTKTIRYVAFLRGINVGGNKKVPMAILKESLKTIGFNNIETLLNSGNIIFEAPKDSIENLEEKMANHLERAFGFAIPTIIRTAKSIIEIVEANPFKNETLTKDLRFYISFLKTKTNAPFQLPWQSEDQSFQILSLKANAIISLIDVSKSKTPKAMAVLEKEFSKNITTRNWNTILKIEKKLNT; encoded by the coding sequence ATGATAAATAAAACTAAAACAATACGTTATGTCGCATTTTTAAGAGGAATAAATGTTGGTGGCAATAAAAAAGTGCCAATGGCTATTTTAAAAGAAAGCTTAAAAACTATTGGTTTTAATAATATTGAAACACTTTTAAATTCTGGCAATATTATTTTTGAAGCACCAAAAGATAGTATTGAAAATCTTGAAGAAAAAATGGCAAATCACTTAGAGCGTGCATTTGGCTTTGCAATACCAACAATAATTAGAACTGCTAAAAGTATTATAGAAATAGTTGAAGCAAATCCTTTTAAAAACGAAACATTAACCAAAGATTTAAGGTTTTATATTTCATTTTTAAAAACTAAAACAAACGCTCCATTTCAATTACCATGGCAAAGTGAAGACCAATCGTTTCAAATTTTAAGTTTAAAAGCTAATGCTATTATAAGTTTGATTGATGTTTCAAAATCTAAAACACCAAAAGCTATGGCTGTTTTAGAAAAAGAATTCAGCAAAAATATAACCACCCGAAATTGGAATACAATTTTAAAAATTGAAAAAAAATTAAATACGTAA